A genomic window from Salvia hispanica cultivar TCC Black 2014 chromosome 5, UniMelb_Shisp_WGS_1.0, whole genome shotgun sequence includes:
- the LOC125188553 gene encoding probable serine incorporator isoform X1: MWAASCLASCCAACACDACRTVVSGISRRSARIAYCGLFALSLIVSWILREVAAPLMEKIPWINHFHQTPDREWFETDAVLRVSLGNFLFFTMLAIFMIGVKNQKDPRDSLHHGGWMMKIICWCILVILMFFLPNGIVSFYESISKFGSGLFLLVQVVLLLDFVHGWNDKWVGYGEQFWFVALLVVSLVCYVASILFSALLFYLFTPSGVDCGLNTFFIVITLIFVFVFTIVTLHPSVSGSILPSSVMSLYCMYLCYTGLASEPRDYECNGLHKHSRAVSTSSLGLGLLTTVLSVVYSAVRAGSSTTLLSPPSSPRAGSGKPLLPLDKADEHYEEKEKEKEKSVTYSYSFFHLIFSLASMYSAMLLTGWSTSVGESGKLVDVGWPSVWVRIVTGWATAALFIWSLVAPVLFPDREF; the protein is encoded by the exons ATGTGGGCTGCTTCATGCCTAGCATCATGCTGCGCTGCTTGCGCTTGCGACGCGTGCCGGACGGTCGTGTCAGGGATCAGTCGGCGCTCGGCTCGCATTGCTTACTGTGGTCTCTTTGCGCTTTCGCTGATTGTCTCGTGGATTCTTCGCGAGGTTGCTGCTCCCCTCATGGAGAAGATTCCTT GGATCAATCATTTTCACCAAACTCCAGATAGAGAGTGGTTTGAGACAGACGCAGTATTGCGAGTGAGCTTGGGAAATTTCTTGTTCTTTACCATGCTTGCCATTTTTATGATTGGTGTGAAGAACCAGAAGGATCCTCGGGATAGTTTGCACCATGGGGGCTGGATGATGAAAATAATTTGCTGGTGCATTTTGGTGATACTGATGTTCTTTCTCCCCAATGGGATCGTGAGCTTCTATG AGTCAATTTCCAAGTTTGGATCGGGATTGTTCCTTCTCGTTCAAGTTGTACTTCTACTCGATTTTGTTCATGGATGGAATGACAAATGGGTTGGATATGGTGAACAGTTTTG GTTTGTAGCATTACTTGTGGTCTCACTTGTTTGCTACGTGGCATCCATTTTGTTCTCAGCCCTGCTCTTCTATCTTTTTACCCCATCCGGAGTTGATTGTGGACTCAATACCTTTTTCATTGTGATAACATTGATCTTCGTTTTTGTGTTTACTATTGTCACATTGCATCCATCA GTAAGCGGAAGCATTCTGCCATCTTCAGTTATGTCTTTATATTGCATGTACCTCTGCTACACTGGGCTTGCTAGTGAACCTAGGGATTATGAATGCAATGGTCTTCACAAGCACTCTAGAGCAGTTTCAACCAGTAGTCTTGGCCTTGGGCTGCTCACAACAGTTTTATCTGTTGTATATTCTGCTGTCCGAGCCGGATCTTCTACAACGTTGCTTTCTCCTCCAAGCTCTCCAAGAGCAG GTTCTGGAAAGCCATTGCTACCATTGGACAAGGCAGACGAGCATTATgaggagaaagagaaagagaaagaaaagtctGTTACATACTCGTATTCATTTTTCCACTTGATCTTCTCCCTAGCTAGCATGTATTCTGCCATGCTGCTGACAGGATGGTCAACCTCTGTTGGAGAGAGCGGGAAGTTGGTCGATGTAGGTTGGCCGTCCGTCTGGGTTCGTATTGTAACTGGTTGGGCTACCGCTGCGTTGTTCATCTGGTCCCTCGTTGCACCAGTCCTCTTCCCCGACAGAGAATTCTGA
- the LOC125188553 gene encoding probable serine incorporator isoform X2, producing MWAASCLASCCAACACDACRTVVSGISRRSARIAYCGLFALSLIVSWILREVAAPLMEKIPWINHFHQTPDREWFETDAVLRVSLGNFLFFTMLAIFMIGVKNQKDPRDSLHHGGWMMKIICWCILVILMFFLPNGIVSFYESISKFGSGLFLLVQVVLLLDFVHGWNDKWVGYGEQFWFVALLVVSLVCYVASILFSALLFYLFTPSGVDCGLNTFFIVSGSILPSSVMSLYCMYLCYTGLASEPRDYECNGLHKHSRAVSTSSLGLGLLTTVLSVVYSAVRAGSSTTLLSPPSSPRAGSGKPLLPLDKADEHYEEKEKEKEKSVTYSYSFFHLIFSLASMYSAMLLTGWSTSVGESGKLVDVGWPSVWVRIVTGWATAALFIWSLVAPVLFPDREF from the exons ATGTGGGCTGCTTCATGCCTAGCATCATGCTGCGCTGCTTGCGCTTGCGACGCGTGCCGGACGGTCGTGTCAGGGATCAGTCGGCGCTCGGCTCGCATTGCTTACTGTGGTCTCTTTGCGCTTTCGCTGATTGTCTCGTGGATTCTTCGCGAGGTTGCTGCTCCCCTCATGGAGAAGATTCCTT GGATCAATCATTTTCACCAAACTCCAGATAGAGAGTGGTTTGAGACAGACGCAGTATTGCGAGTGAGCTTGGGAAATTTCTTGTTCTTTACCATGCTTGCCATTTTTATGATTGGTGTGAAGAACCAGAAGGATCCTCGGGATAGTTTGCACCATGGGGGCTGGATGATGAAAATAATTTGCTGGTGCATTTTGGTGATACTGATGTTCTTTCTCCCCAATGGGATCGTGAGCTTCTATG AGTCAATTTCCAAGTTTGGATCGGGATTGTTCCTTCTCGTTCAAGTTGTACTTCTACTCGATTTTGTTCATGGATGGAATGACAAATGGGTTGGATATGGTGAACAGTTTTG GTTTGTAGCATTACTTGTGGTCTCACTTGTTTGCTACGTGGCATCCATTTTGTTCTCAGCCCTGCTCTTCTATCTTTTTACCCCATCCGGAGTTGATTGTGGACTCAATACCTTTTTCATT GTAAGCGGAAGCATTCTGCCATCTTCAGTTATGTCTTTATATTGCATGTACCTCTGCTACACTGGGCTTGCTAGTGAACCTAGGGATTATGAATGCAATGGTCTTCACAAGCACTCTAGAGCAGTTTCAACCAGTAGTCTTGGCCTTGGGCTGCTCACAACAGTTTTATCTGTTGTATATTCTGCTGTCCGAGCCGGATCTTCTACAACGTTGCTTTCTCCTCCAAGCTCTCCAAGAGCAG GTTCTGGAAAGCCATTGCTACCATTGGACAAGGCAGACGAGCATTATgaggagaaagagaaagagaaagaaaagtctGTTACATACTCGTATTCATTTTTCCACTTGATCTTCTCCCTAGCTAGCATGTATTCTGCCATGCTGCTGACAGGATGGTCAACCTCTGTTGGAGAGAGCGGGAAGTTGGTCGATGTAGGTTGGCCGTCCGTCTGGGTTCGTATTGTAACTGGTTGGGCTACCGCTGCGTTGTTCATCTGGTCCCTCGTTGCACCAGTCCTCTTCCCCGACAGAGAATTCTGA
- the LOC125186506 gene encoding ubiquitin receptor RAD23b produces MKLTVKTLKGSHFQISVHATDTIMAVKKCIEDVQGKDNYPCGQQLLIYNGKVLKDESTLADNKVSEDGFLVVMLSKSKSLSSSASTSSQPASTAAPSSNQAAPVSNPAPAPVAEAQPSVPDPKSTGPSSVAPLENNQSGSYEEAASSLVASDNLDHTIQQIIDMGGGSWDKETVRRALRAAYNNPERAVDYLYSGIPESTEVDVPLAQPPVDLIDATGPPALGGPNSSPLNLFPQEAIAGAGSLGFLRNNQQFQALRSLVQANPQILQPMLQELGKQNPSLLRLIQENHQEFLQLINEPVDGSEGDIFDQADQDQDMPHAVSVTPAEQEAIERMEAMGFDRALVIEAFLACDRNEELAVNYLLENAGDFED; encoded by the exons ATAATGGCTGTTAAGAAATGTATTGAAGATGTGCAAGGAAAAGATAATTATCCATGTGGTCAGCAGTTACTGATTTATAATGGGAAAGTGTTGAAAGATGAAAGTACCTTAGCTGATAACAAGGTCTCTGAAGATGGCTTTCTTGTTGTAATGCTAAGCAAG AGCAAAAGCTTGAGCTCAAGTGCGTCAACATCTTCTCAG CCTGCTTCCACTGCTGCACCATCTAGTAATCAAGCTGCGCCAGTTAGTAATCCTGCTCCTGCTCCTGTAGCTGAAGCTCAACCATCTGTACC GGATCCTAAGAGCACCGGACCATCTTCTGTTGCTCCGTTAGAAAA TAACCAATCTGGATCATACGAGGAAGCTGCTTCCAGTTTAGTTGCTTCTGATAATCTTGACCACACTATTCAACAAATCATTGATATGGGTGGTGGTAGTTGGGACAAAGAGACAGTGAGACGTGCTCTTCGAGCCGCATACAATAATCCAGAGCGAGCTGTCGATTACTTATATTCG GGAATCCCTGAGAGCACAGAAGTCGATGTTCCATTGGCTCAACCTCCAGTAGATTTGATAGATGCAACTGGTCCACCAGCTTTAGGAGGACCAAACTCGTCTCCATTGAATTTGTTTCCTCAG GAGGCTATTGCTGGTGCTGGATCCCTTGGTTTCCTCAGGAACAACCAGCAG TTTCAAGCACTGCGTTCACTAGTTCAAGCTAATCCACAAATTCTACAG CCCATGCTTCAGGAGCTGGGAAAGCAAAACCCTTCACTCTTGAGACTCATACAAGAAAACCATCAGGAGTTCctccaattaattaatgaaccTGTTGATGGTTCTGAAGG GGATATATTCGATCAAGCTGACCAGGACCAGGACATGCCACACGCTGTCAGTGTCACACCTGCCGAACAGGAGGCAATCGAAAGA ATGGAAGCCATGGGATTCGATAGAGCTCTTGTGATCGAGGCATTTTTAGCTTGTGACCGCAACGAAGAACTAGCAGTGAACTACTTGTTGGAAAAcgctggagattttgaagattga